Proteins from a genomic interval of Anolis sagrei isolate rAnoSag1 chromosome 1, rAnoSag1.mat, whole genome shotgun sequence:
- the NSL1 gene encoding kinetochore-associated protein NSL1 homolog: protein MEAAAAEAASSSACPPGDPRVPCRSRDWTSELLGEYAPLVERLGAEQAVEAEALKQALDEALWNFETAVQKNITVNGQPWQESSDDLHNDMTIKLIEDKLDDLIVEVASKRSQYPREVKIYLIKALKTKKKLLGCRQTSGNRQEITTKPSQDLHMANLSLATKNAMRHIEESFKSLSLLVGKAEGFSKAVSLQPTLEPYELDQEIVSGSEEKKENKIDIKDLASQVEVTLPPTASSNSVLLKIKRPLHPPQNRYPLRQRKINLDT, encoded by the exons ATGGAGGCGGCGGCGGCAGAGGCGGCATCTTCTTCTGCCTGCCCGCCTGGCGACCCGAGGGTGCCGTGCCGCTCCCGTGACTGGACCAGCGAGCTGCTGGGGGAATACGCGCCTTTGGTGGAGAGGCTGGGCGCGGAGCAGGCTGTGGAGGCCGAGGCCCTCAAGCAGGCCCTGGACGAGGCGCTCTGG AACTTTGAAACAGCTGTGCAAAAGAACATCACTGTTAACGGGCAGCCATGGCAGGAGTCATCTGATGATCTTCATAATG atATGACTATCAAACTCATAGAGGATAAGCTAGATGATCTAATAGTAGAGGTAGCTTCCAAGCGTAGTCAATATCCCAGGGAAGTGAAAATTTACCTTATCAAGGCcctcaaaacaaagaaaaaattgcTG GGTTGCCGTCAAACTTCAGGAAATCGtcaagaaataacaacaaaaccTTCTCAAG ATTTGCATATGGCAAATTTGAGTCTTGCCACAAAAAATGCCATGAGACACATTGAAGAATCATTTAAG TCTTTGTCGCTCCTTGTGGGAAAAGCGGAAGGTTTCTCAAAAGCTGTATCTCTGCAGCCAACTTTGGAACCGTACGAACTTGACCAAGAAATTGTCTCTGGctcagaagagaaaaaagagaacaaaATCGATATCAAAGACCTCGCATCACAAGTGGAAGTCACACTCCCACCAACTGCTAGTAGTAACTCTGTTCTGCTCAAAATAAAGAGACCGTTGCATCCCCCACAGAATCGCTATCCACTTCGACAAAGAAAGATCAATCTCGATACCTGA